ATTCATGGCCCTGCTCGGCTTCCTCAGCCTGTCCGGCATGCTGATCAAGAACTCGGTGGTGCTGCTGGATCAGATCAAGCTGGAACTCGCTGCGGGCAAGCCCCCGTATCAGGCTGTCGTGGATTCGGCCATCAGCCGCATCCGGCCCGTGACCATGGCCGCGGCAACCACGATTCTGGGCATGATCCCGCTGGTGGCGGACGCCTTCTTCTCGGCCATGGCCGTCACCATCATGTCCGGGCTGGCCTTTGCCACAGTCCTCACCCTCATCGTGGTGCCCGTGCTCTACGTCATGTTCCACAAGGTCCGGAACCCGAACTGAAAAGAGGAGTGATTGCCTTCGGCGACCAGAGAACCCTTTGAAAAGGGTTCTCTGGACTCTCCCAAACTTTCTGGTTCTACGCCGCCTGTGGAGGATGAGGGAACTTGTCCATCTCGTATGGCGGCGTAGGGCGATGCGGAAAAGCGGGCGATTGCGCTATCGAGGAAAAGGACTCAGGGGAAACAGGCAAAAGAAGAAGAAGCAAGTTTTTCTGAAGCTACCCCGTCTTGAGAATTCGAAGAGGCCGGATGCATGTCCCGACAGGGCATGTATCCGGCCTCTTCGAATTCTCAAGACAGGATGGGGATCCAAGGGGCTTTGCTCCTTGGCGGGTCCGGGCAGAGCCCGGCCCCCCGGGGGGGGCCGCCGGAGGCATTGCTATTTCATGGCATACCGTTCGATTTTGCCTTTGTAGGCAATCACTCCCTGAACGATGCCGCGGGCGAGATAGGTCAGGTACTTGTCGGACCTGAGCCGTTTGGCTTCGGTGCGGTTGGTGAGGTAGCCGAGCTCCACGAGCACCGAGGGCATGCGTGCGCCCATGAGCACGTAGAACGGGGCTTCGCGGGTGCCCATGTTCTTGACCTGCCATTTGCGGCGCACGTAGGACACGGTCTGTTTCTGCACGTCGCTGGCCAGATCCTGACTTTCCTTGATCTTGGAGTTCACCATCAGATCGGTGAGGATGAATTGGAGATCGCTGATGCTGCGCGGATCAACTGCGTTTTCCCGCGCCGCGATGCGCACGGCCGCATTGGTCTTGGCAAGGTTCAGGCTGTAGGTTTCCAGACCATGCACCCGCTTGTTGCGGTTGGCGTTGCAGTGCACGGACAGAAACATGTCCGCCTTCTTGGCATTGGCCAGAGCGGTACGCTGTTCCAAGGGGATGAAGGTATCCGTGGAACGCGTGTACAGAACGTGGAATCCCTTTTCCTCAAGCATCCTGCCGAGGAGCTTGACGAACTTGAGGTTCACGTCCTTTTCGCGCAGGCCGTTTGCCACGGCGCCGGGGTCCTTTCCTCCGTGTCCGGCATCCAGCATGATGGTGCGGACGGTCAGACCGAGCTGTTCCAGCAGGTCTCCGGCCATGCGCTTGCTGCCCTTGGGCGGGCGGTAATCCTTTTTCGGGGTGATGCCGGTCCTGGCCTGAGCCGGGACAGGGGTCTCGTCTCCGTTGGAATACACATCGACCACGATGCGAAACGGGTTGTCCAGAGGAAAGACCTTGTATTCGCGCAGGGCGTGGAAATCCAGAACCACGCGGGTGGTGGACTTGTCGAACTGGCCGGCGCGAATCTGCTTGAGCAGGCCGTCCGCCACCGTGGTGCTGGCCGGAACGTCGTGCCCGAGCCGGGAGTTTTCCAGATCGATGTAGAGCCTGTGGGGCCGATTGTGCTTGGGAGACGGGGCAAGAAGCTGGTAGCGGTACTTGGAGCGTCCGTCGAGTTCCAGAACCACGCGGGTGTAGTCGTCGCTGGACTTGAACCGCACCTGATCCAGATGGGCCTGACCGGACGGGTCCGGAGCCCGGTATGTCGTCTTTTTGGGTGTCGGCTTTTGCCTGGGCTTCTGGGATGCCTTGGCCGCGGCCACTGCGGACTTGTATCCGCCGAGCTGGGACAGCAGGGTCCTGGAGCGGGAATACATGTCCGCCCGCGGATACTGGGTGATGATTTTGGCAAGGTCCTGCCGTGCGCCCTTGCGGTCGTTCAACCGCTTGTAGCGGATCACGGCCCGGCGGTAGAGGCAGTCGTCGGCCCAGCCATGGCGCGGAAACCGGGCGACAACCCTTCCGAAATAGTCCTCGGCCCGGTTGAAATCGGATTTCCTGCCGCTCTGGACGCCGAGTTCTTCGTGTACCCGACCGAGATAGTAGAGGGACTTGGGCGCAAAGGAGCCGTCCGGGTCGGCCTTGAGCGCCCGGGAAAACCATTTTTCCACCTTGAGCCAGTTCGAACGGTATTTTTTCTTGGTACGCGTTTTCTTGAGCGCGTGAAATTCCTGATAGCCCTTGGTGAAGCAGTACTTGGCGGACTCGGCGTGAGCCGAGACCCCGGAGATGAAGATCACCAGGCAGAGAAGCAGGGCGCCGAGGCCCGCAGGATGGAAAGTCCGGGTGTGTTTCATGGCTGGACGCGGGTTGCGGTCCGGTATCCGATCGAGCCCGGATCGATCCGGGCCTTCCTGTTGACAGTATTGGCGCATTCTCGGGAAAAATCTAAAAAAAGTCCAGAACAGAATCGAAGCCCTGTGGAAAAAGGTGCGGCGAGTCCGAATTGCCGTTGTTCGACTTTTCGCCTGATCGGGCAGGGACGGACAGTGTTCCGGGCTTTACTATCCGGGCCGGAGTCATTACAGGAAGCATGGTATCGCAGCGCGTGGTCCGCGCGGCCCAATCAAGGAGATTTCTTTGCCCCAGGAAAAATTGCACAAATTCAGCAATCGGCATCTGCTGTTTCGATGCCTCGGGTATTTCTGGCCCTATAAATTCCGTATGCTTCTGGCCTTTGTGGCCGGACTGATCGTGTCCCCGGCCTCGGCTCTGACCCTGTGGATCGGCAAGCATGTCATTGACAATGTGCTGGTCAAGCAGGACGTGTCCATGCTCAAGCTGTGCGTGCTGGGCGTTGTGGTCCTGTACAGCGTGGAGGGCGTGTTCCGGTTTTTGCAGACCTATGTCATGAACACGACCAGCCTGTTCGTGCTCAATGATCTGCGGCTCGACATGTACAAGAAGATCGTGCGGCTGCCTTCCAGATATTTCGAAAGAAGTCAGGTGGGCATGCTCATGTCCCGCGTGCTCAACGACGTGTCCATGCTGCGCATGAGCGCGCCGTCCGTGATCATGCTGGTGCGCGAGACCTTGCAGACCTTCTTTCTTGTCGGATACGCGGTGTACACCGATCCGGTTCTGGCCGGATGGTCCGTGGTCATCCTGCCGGTCACCATCTGGCCCGTGGTCTACTTCGGTCGACGCATGCGCAAGCTGGGCAGGCGCGGTCAGTCCCAGATCGCGGACGTGAACGTGCGTATGCAGGAGAGCTTCAACGGCATTCGCGTGATCAAGGCGTTTGCCAATGAATGCAAGGAGCAGGGCCGGTTCCGCAAAAACATCTGGACCCTGACCCGCACCCTGGTCAAGCAGGTGCTGGCCAGCGAGCTTTCCTCGCGGATCATGGAATTCATCACCGCCGTGGGCGGCGCTGCCGTGCTGTACGCGGGCGGCATGTACGTGATCAATGGCAACATGACTCCGGGCGAGCTGGTCACGTTCATCGGGTCCCTGGCATTGATCTATCAGCCCATCAAGAAGATCAGCTCCTACAACATCACGTTGCAGCAGGCTCTGGCCGGAGCCGAGCGCGTGTTCGACATCTTCGACAATCCCGACATCCGGGAGGAGGATCAGGGCGATGTGGTGCTGGAGCCGGAGTTCCACGAACTGGCCGTGAAGAACGTCAGCTTTACCTATCAGAGCGCGGATCGTCCGGCTCTGGACGGTATCGACCTGACCATCCGGGCCGGGGAACGCGTGGCCGTGGTCGGGCCTTCCGGCTCGGGCAAGACCACGCTGGTGAATCTGGTGCCCCGGTTCTATGATCCGGACAAGGGCGGCATCTTCCTGAACGGCCGCGACGTGCGGGAGTACACGCTGGACAGCCTGCGTCTGAACATGGGCATCGTGTCTCAGGAAAGTTTTCTGTTCAACGACACCATCCGCAACAATCTGGCCTATGCGCCCGGCGAATTCTCGCAGGAGCAGATCGAAAACGCGGCCCGTGCCGCCTTTGCGCATGATTTCATCATGGAGCAGCCCCATGGCTACGACACGGTCATCGGCGAGCGCGGGGCCATGCTTTCGGGCGGGCAGAAGCAGCGGCTGACCATTGCCCGCGCCCTGCTCAAGAATCCGCCTCTGCTCATTCTGGACGAGGCCACCAGTGCGCTGGACACCGAATCCGAACGCATCGTGCAGAAGGCGCTGGACAATCTGATGCAGGACCGCACCAGCATTGTCATTGCTCACCGGCTGTCCACCATTCTGAACGCGGATTCCATCGTGGTCATGCAGCATGGCAGGATCGTGGATCAGGGCAGGCATGAGGAACTGCTCGAACGGTGCGACCTGTACGCCAAGCTGTATCGCATGCAGTTCGGAGAGGAGTAGGCCGAGCCGTCATGACAGCCGTTCCCGCCGTGAAGACCATTCTGATTACCGGGGCCAGCGGATACGTGGGCGCCGCCCTGACGCAGGCTCTGGCCGGGGCCGAGTGCCGGCTGGTGCTGGCCTCGCGTTCGGGAAAGGCGTGGCAGCCGCACGAAGCCAGGGCGGACATCCGTCAGATCAGGAGTGATTTCCATGGCTCCGGTGCATGGTTCTCGGCTGCGGGAGTTCCGGATGCCGTGGTGCACCTTGCTGCAAACACGGATGCCACGCACAGTTTTGCCTGCCGCGAGGAACTGGAGCAGTGCAACTTCGGCTACACCCGTTGCATGGCGGATTTGTGCGTGAAGGCCGGAGTGCCCCTGCTGCACCTTTCGTCCACATCCGTCTACGGTTCGTGCAAGACCGAGGTGCGCGAGGAGGATGAAGCCGAGATTCATCCCCAGAGCCCCTATGCCGAATGCAAGAGGGGCGAGGAACTTTTTCTGGCTCGTCGGGCGGAACGGGACGGATTGCGGTTCGCGGTGCTGCGGCTGGGAACCATCTTCGGGGTCTCTCCGGTCATGCGCTACCACACCGCGGTGCACAAGTTCTGCCAGCAGGCCGTGCGCGGCGAACCCGTGACGATCTGGTCTTCGGCCATGCATCAGCGCAGGCCGTACGCCTACATCGGGGATGCGGTCCGGGCCATCCGGGTGATTCTGGCACAGGACGCCTTTGACGGACGCATCTACAATGTGGCGACCGCGACGCATTCCGTGGACGATGTGCTGGGAGCCATCCGTCGCGTCGTGCCCATGCTGGATGTCCGGCTCGTGGACCATCTCATCATGAACGACTACAGCTTCGGCGTGAATTGCGACAGGATTCGGGAACTCGGCTATCGACCGGAAGGGGATCTGACTTCGGAAGTGGCCGGAATCGTGGCTGACATTCGGCGCAGGAGCTGAGCCGTTCGGCCTCCTCTTGACTTTTCCCCCGGCCGGGTGTCCCCTGTAGCTGGAAAAGATTTCTGAACGTCAAACGTATCCGCATGACCGGAGGCAACATGGAACGCAAATATTCCTTTCACATCACTCTTGCCGGACTGTTTCTGGCCGCAGGCATGGTCGCGGGCTGTCTGGTTCTGGGCAATGCGCTCGTGGATTTCAAGGCGCAGGACCGGTACGTCACGGTCAAGGGACTGGCCGAGCGCGAAGTCCCGGCCGATCTGGCCATGTGGCCCATCAGCTTCAGCGCCGGGGCCAACACCCTGCCCGAGCTGGACCAGCGCATCAAGGAATCCCAGAAGGCCGTGATCGCGTTTCTCGGGCAACAGGGGCTTGGCGACGCGGAAATCCTGACCTCGGCGCCGCGCATCACGGACAATCAGGCCAACATGCCCAATCAGCGGCCTCCCCAGCGGTACACGGCCCAGGCCCTGCTTACGGTGCGGTCCGGGGATATCGCCAAGATCAAGAAGGCCATGTCCGTTGCCGGTGATCTGGTGTCGCGCGGAGTCATGCTGGTGCAGAACTGGGAATACCGGCCGACATTCGCCTTTACCAAGCTCAACGACATCAAGCCCGACATGATTGCAGAGGCCACGCGCAACGCGCGGCAGGCCGCCAAGCAGTTTGCCCAGGATTCCGGCTCCAGTGTCGGGTCCATCCGCAGGGCCAGTCAGGGCTATTTCAGCCTTCAGGATCGGGATCAGTTCACTCCGGAAGTGAAGAAGGTCAGGGTGGTCACCACCATCGACTATTTTCTGGAAGACTAGTTTTTTCCTGAATTCGAGGAGTTGCGGGCCGTTCCGAAAGGGACGGCCCTTTTTTCGTGCAAAAAGGGAAGCCGCAGGGTCCGTTTTTTTGACTCAAATCATGTTCCATTGTTTTTGCAGGCTGTAATTCTGGACGCATTGAACCGAAACAAACCGTGAAACAGAGGAGCGGAAATCATGTTTTGCTACCAGTGCGAACAGACGGCAAAGGGCGGATGCACCAGAATCGGCGTGTGCGGGAAA
Above is a window of Pseudodesulfovibrio tunisiensis DNA encoding:
- a CDS encoding NAD-dependent epimerase/dehydratase family protein; this translates as MTAVPAVKTILITGASGYVGAALTQALAGAECRLVLASRSGKAWQPHEARADIRQIRSDFHGSGAWFSAAGVPDAVVHLAANTDATHSFACREELEQCNFGYTRCMADLCVKAGVPLLHLSSTSVYGSCKTEVREEDEAEIHPQSPYAECKRGEELFLARRAERDGLRFAVLRLGTIFGVSPVMRYHTAVHKFCQQAVRGEPVTIWSSAMHQRRPYAYIGDAVRAIRVILAQDAFDGRIYNVATATHSVDDVLGAIRRVVPMLDVRLVDHLIMNDYSFGVNCDRIRELGYRPEGDLTSEVAGIVADIRRRS
- a CDS encoding SIMPL domain-containing protein; protein product: MERKYSFHITLAGLFLAAGMVAGCLVLGNALVDFKAQDRYVTVKGLAEREVPADLAMWPISFSAGANTLPELDQRIKESQKAVIAFLGQQGLGDAEILTSAPRITDNQANMPNQRPPQRYTAQALLTVRSGDIAKIKKAMSVAGDLVSRGVMLVQNWEYRPTFAFTKLNDIKPDMIAEATRNARQAAKQFAQDSGSSVGSIRRASQGYFSLQDRDQFTPEVKKVRVVTTIDYFLED
- a CDS encoding ABC transporter ATP-binding protein, which codes for MPQEKLHKFSNRHLLFRCLGYFWPYKFRMLLAFVAGLIVSPASALTLWIGKHVIDNVLVKQDVSMLKLCVLGVVVLYSVEGVFRFLQTYVMNTTSLFVLNDLRLDMYKKIVRLPSRYFERSQVGMLMSRVLNDVSMLRMSAPSVIMLVRETLQTFFLVGYAVYTDPVLAGWSVVILPVTIWPVVYFGRRMRKLGRRGQSQIADVNVRMQESFNGIRVIKAFANECKEQGRFRKNIWTLTRTLVKQVLASELSSRIMEFITAVGGAAVLYAGGMYVINGNMTPGELVTFIGSLALIYQPIKKISSYNITLQQALAGAERVFDIFDNPDIREEDQGDVVLEPEFHELAVKNVSFTYQSADRPALDGIDLTIRAGERVAVVGPSGSGKTTLVNLVPRFYDPDKGGIFLNGRDVREYTLDSLRLNMGIVSQESFLFNDTIRNNLAYAPGEFSQEQIENAARAAFAHDFIMEQPHGYDTVIGERGAMLSGGQKQRLTIARALLKNPPLLILDEATSALDTESERIVQKALDNLMQDRTSIVIAHRLSTILNADSIVVMQHGRIVDQGRHEELLERCDLYAKLYRMQFGEE
- a CDS encoding N-acetylmuramoyl-L-alanine amidase, coding for MKHTRTFHPAGLGALLLCLVIFISGVSAHAESAKYCFTKGYQEFHALKKTRTKKKYRSNWLKVEKWFSRALKADPDGSFAPKSLYYLGRVHEELGVQSGRKSDFNRAEDYFGRVVARFPRHGWADDCLYRRAVIRYKRLNDRKGARQDLAKIITQYPRADMYSRSRTLLSQLGGYKSAVAAAKASQKPRQKPTPKKTTYRAPDPSGQAHLDQVRFKSSDDYTRVVLELDGRSKYRYQLLAPSPKHNRPHRLYIDLENSRLGHDVPASTTVADGLLKQIRAGQFDKSTTRVVLDFHALREYKVFPLDNPFRIVVDVYSNGDETPVPAQARTGITPKKDYRPPKGSKRMAGDLLEQLGLTVRTIMLDAGHGGKDPGAVANGLREKDVNLKFVKLLGRMLEEKGFHVLYTRSTDTFIPLEQRTALANAKKADMFLSVHCNANRNKRVHGLETYSLNLAKTNAAVRIAARENAVDPRSISDLQFILTDLMVNSKIKESQDLASDVQKQTVSYVRRKWQVKNMGTREAPFYVLMGARMPSVLVELGYLTNRTEAKRLRSDKYLTYLARGIVQGVIAYKGKIERYAMK